A window from Sphingobacterium hotanense encodes these proteins:
- a CDS encoding IS110 family RNA-guided transposase yields the protein MAVSGLPFILDRGCGLDVHKDTVVATIKGSDFDTETKTFLTFTDDLYDLVQWLQSHSITQVAMESTGVYWRPVYAVLEDYFHILLVNARHIKNVPGQKTDKKDSEWISKLLLSGLLKGSFIPAQHIRELRELYRHRRKLIAMRTAEKNRLQNILESANVKLRSVVSDVFGVSAMEMVRSMAKGQSDPLLLASMAKGSLVKKHAELIKALTGKVTDHHRFMLTLILQSIDHINLQIAQSEAQMEQYARIMYRELELLETIPGVSSKVALGIVSEIGTDMTQFATHQNLSSWAGVCPGNNESAGKKYSSRTTHGNKYLKTTLVEAAWVASRSKANPLLAVKHHQIAARRGHKKATIAIAHKILTAAYHVLRDMEPYQLHPQDIKILENRRLKRIDRLQKQLSTLKNTSYK from the coding sequence ATGGCTGTCAGCGGATTACCCTTTATTCTTGATCGTGGCTGTGGACTGGATGTCCATAAAGACACAGTAGTTGCTACCATTAAAGGTAGTGATTTTGATACAGAGACAAAAACCTTCTTAACTTTTACGGATGACCTGTATGATTTAGTGCAATGGCTTCAATCCCATTCCATTACACAGGTTGCCATGGAGAGCACCGGTGTTTACTGGCGACCGGTTTACGCGGTTTTGGAAGATTACTTTCACATTTTGTTGGTCAATGCCCGCCACATCAAGAATGTTCCGGGGCAGAAGACCGATAAGAAGGATAGCGAATGGATCTCCAAACTGCTTCTTTCCGGTCTACTGAAGGGTAGCTTCATTCCAGCACAACATATCCGGGAGCTCAGGGAGCTCTACCGACATAGACGCAAGCTGATCGCGATGCGGACTGCAGAAAAGAACCGGTTGCAGAACATCCTTGAATCTGCCAACGTCAAACTGCGGAGCGTGGTCAGCGACGTATTCGGTGTAAGCGCCATGGAAATGGTCCGATCCATGGCTAAAGGTCAGAGCGATCCTTTGCTGTTGGCAAGCATGGCCAAGGGTTCACTGGTCAAGAAACACGCAGAACTGATTAAAGCACTTACTGGCAAGGTCACAGATCACCACCGCTTCATGTTGACCCTTATACTGCAATCCATCGATCATATCAATCTACAAATAGCACAATCAGAGGCTCAGATGGAACAGTACGCAAGGATCATGTATCGGGAGCTGGAACTACTGGAGACTATTCCGGGAGTGTCTTCCAAAGTAGCATTAGGAATCGTCTCAGAGATCGGTACGGACATGACCCAATTTGCAACACATCAGAACCTTTCCTCATGGGCTGGTGTTTGCCCGGGCAACAATGAGAGTGCAGGAAAAAAGTATTCCTCCAGAACAACACATGGAAATAAGTATCTCAAGACGACGCTCGTAGAGGCCGCATGGGTAGCCTCTAGATCCAAGGCCAATCCCTTACTTGCAGTCAAGCATCACCAGATCGCTGCCCGAAGAGGACATAAGAAGGCGACAATAGCCATTGCACATAAGATATTGACCGCTGCATACCATGTGCTGAGGGACATGGAACCCTATCAATTACATCCCCAGGATATAAAAATACTGGAAAATAGAAGACTTAAAAGAATTGACAGATTACAGAAACAATTGAGTACCCTGAAGAACACGTCTTATAAATAA
- the ltrA gene encoding group II intron reverse transcriptase/maturase, whose translation MLEEILHIRNVKHAVDRVISNGGASGIDGMQIDNLRDYLNTNWKTLRSDILSGTYLPQAVRKVEIPKASGGKRMLGIPTVIDRVIQQSISQWLGLKYEGDFHDNSYGFRANRNAHQAVSKAQEYLNLGYTWGVELDLEQFFDQVNHDKLMHLLSKKITDRRVLALIGKYLRCGIMEHGLEQKRTKGTPQGSPLSPLLSNIILNELDTELSSRGHRFVRYADDCSIYTKSNKSATRIMRNITSYIESTLKLKVNREKSKVSKPSQSSLLGFSFFKTQGDWQIRISAKSIERIREKLRQNTRRNTVTPMHERLTKLRQIIHGWVDYFRIATNKKVMVALDKLVRRRLRVLLWKQWKTAGNRIRNLMKLGAQRWLAYQHANTRKSYTRTGTSPIVQTTLTNSYFTKLGYEGFADYYYWRTTHQTTLF comes from the coding sequence ATGCTGGAAGAGATATTACACATCCGAAATGTCAAACACGCAGTTGATCGTGTCATCTCTAATGGAGGTGCCAGCGGAATTGATGGTATGCAGATCGATAACCTTCGTGACTACCTCAATACGAATTGGAAAACCCTTCGGTCGGATATTCTCTCTGGCACTTACCTCCCACAAGCTGTTCGGAAAGTAGAGATTCCCAAAGCAAGTGGCGGCAAGCGTATGCTGGGTATCCCCACGGTCATCGACCGAGTTATTCAGCAAAGCATTTCCCAATGGCTTGGGTTAAAGTATGAGGGTGATTTTCACGATAACAGCTACGGCTTCCGTGCGAATCGTAATGCTCATCAGGCCGTCAGTAAAGCGCAAGAGTATCTGAACTTGGGCTACACGTGGGGCGTTGAACTTGATTTGGAACAATTCTTCGATCAAGTGAACCACGACAAACTGATGCACCTTTTGAGCAAGAAGATTACGGATCGTCGAGTCCTAGCCCTGATCGGGAAATACCTTCGTTGTGGGATTATGGAACATGGTCTTGAACAAAAGCGAACCAAGGGCACACCCCAGGGCAGTCCTTTAAGTCCACTTTTGTCAAACATCATCCTGAACGAACTGGATACGGAACTCAGTTCCCGTGGACATCGATTTGTACGCTATGCGGATGACTGTAGTATCTACACGAAGAGCAATAAATCCGCCACTCGTATTATGCGCAACATCACCAGCTACATCGAATCTACACTAAAGCTGAAAGTGAACCGTGAAAAGAGTAAGGTAAGCAAACCTTCCCAAAGTAGTTTACTCGGCTTTAGTTTCTTCAAAACTCAAGGAGATTGGCAGATTCGTATCTCTGCAAAGAGTATCGAACGAATCCGAGAGAAGTTACGTCAAAATACTCGACGTAATACAGTTACTCCTATGCATGAGCGACTGACTAAACTACGGCAAATTATTCACGGCTGGGTGGATTACTTTCGTATAGCAACGAATAAGAAGGTGATGGTAGCACTAGATAAACTAGTGCGAAGACGCTTGCGTGTTCTGCTTTGGAAACAATGGAAGACGGCAGGTAATCGAATTCGGAACTTAATGAAACTGGGAGCCCAACGCTGGCTTGCCTACCAACATGCGAACACCCGTAAATCCTATACTCGGACAGGGACAAGTCCTATCGTTCAAACAACGCTAACAAACTCATACTTTACTAAATTAGGTTACGAAGGATTTGCAGACTACTATTACTGGAGAACAACGCATCAAACGACGTTATTCTAA
- the ltrA gene encoding group II intron reverse transcriptase/maturase, with amino-acid sequence MVQTIGGTGMIKTKPFIISQSIVLEAYQRVQQNRGSAGVDGMSLEDFKADSWKHLYRLWNRMSSGSYMPMPVLLVEIPKKGGGTRPLGVPTITDRIAQTVVTLFLEPKLDKIFHKDSYGYRPNKSAKEAVGTARERCWKYDWVLDLDIKGFFDNIPHELLMRAVRKHTDCPWILLYIERWLKTPVQQSNGILTERSKGTPQGAVISPLLANLFLHYCMDEWLRINYPDCPFERYADDSVIHCKTEIQTVELKKALEHRLKACGLELHPEKTKIVYCGRKERQKSYPIIAFDFLGYTFKRRKAQTKQGLNFTSFLPAVSNKAKVSIREKMRTWQLHRRGGSDLETLSRYINPVLRGWINYYGAFYKTELHKVLQHMNRLLVRWAMRKYKRLRNRKVRAIKWMSEISERSPHLFEHWYIGIKLSVG; translated from the coding sequence ATGGTACAAACCATAGGAGGTACAGGAATGATTAAGACAAAACCATTTATTATTTCTCAGTCCATAGTACTGGAAGCCTACCAGCGGGTACAACAAAACCGTGGTAGTGCTGGAGTAGATGGCATGAGCTTAGAGGATTTCAAAGCAGATAGCTGGAAACACCTCTATCGACTATGGAATCGGATGAGTTCTGGCAGCTATATGCCCATGCCAGTTCTACTAGTAGAAATTCCCAAGAAAGGAGGGGGGACACGTCCACTTGGAGTACCCACGATAACAGATCGCATTGCTCAAACGGTGGTCACACTGTTTCTGGAACCAAAGTTGGATAAGATATTTCATAAGGACTCTTATGGCTATCGCCCCAACAAAAGTGCAAAGGAGGCGGTGGGAACAGCTAGAGAGCGATGTTGGAAGTATGATTGGGTTCTGGATCTTGATATCAAAGGTTTCTTCGACAACATACCACACGAGCTGCTTATGAGAGCAGTTCGTAAGCACACAGATTGCCCATGGATCTTGCTGTATATTGAAAGGTGGCTTAAAACACCGGTACAGCAATCCAATGGGATTCTTACAGAGAGATCAAAAGGGACGCCGCAAGGAGCAGTTATCAGTCCGCTGCTCGCTAACCTCTTTTTACACTACTGTATGGATGAATGGTTACGAATTAACTATCCGGACTGTCCGTTTGAACGATATGCTGATGATAGTGTGATACACTGTAAAACAGAAATACAAACAGTGGAACTGAAGAAAGCATTAGAACACAGACTAAAAGCCTGTGGACTTGAACTGCATCCAGAGAAAACCAAGATCGTGTATTGTGGCAGAAAAGAACGACAGAAATCCTATCCCATAATTGCCTTCGACTTTCTAGGGTATACGTTCAAAAGACGAAAAGCTCAGACCAAACAGGGATTGAACTTTACCAGTTTTCTTCCTGCAGTCAGCAATAAAGCTAAAGTTTCCATACGAGAAAAGATGCGGACATGGCAATTGCACAGAAGAGGAGGCAGTGACTTAGAAACGTTGTCCCGGTATATAAATCCAGTCCTCAGAGGATGGATCAATTACTACGGAGCTTTCTACAAAACAGAGCTACACAAAGTACTTCAGCACATGAACAGGTTACTGGTAAGATGGGCTATGCGGAAATATAAAAGGCTACGGAACCGAAAAGTCAGAGCCATAAAATGGATGTCAGAGATTTCCGAAAGAAGTCCGCATCTGTTTGAACACTGGTATATAGGGATAAAGTTGTCGGTTGGATAA